A region of the Pricia mediterranea genome:
TGCATCCTTATAGGCATTGTTGAACTCATATCGGTGACGGTGCCGTTCCGAGATGGTGGGTGCATCGCCATAGACCTTGCGCACTTGACTACCTTCCCGCAGTTCACAATCCCACGCCCCCAGACGCATGGTACCGCCCTTGTTGATCACGTTTTTCTGTTCTTCCATCAGGCTTATGACGGGGTCGGCCGTTGAGTCTTCCATTTCGGTGGAATTGGCATCCTCCAACCCGAGTACGTTTCGGGCAAATTCAATGACCGCCATCTGCATTCCCAGGCAAATGCCCAAAAAGGGGATACCGTGTTCACGGGCGTACTGTACCGCCCTGATTTTCCCGATGATGCCCCGCTCTCCAAAGCCTGGGGCGACAAGTACCCCGTCGAGCAGGCCCAGTTTGGCAACGAGGTTCTTTTCCGACAAATGTTCGGAGTGGATCGACCGGATATTTACCCGCACTTCGTTGGCGGCCCCGGCGTGAATCAGGGATTCCAAAATGGACTTGTAGGAATCCTGCAGTTCCACGTATTTCCCGATCAGTCCGATATTGACCTCGTGCTTGGGATTTTTATGACGGTTCAAGAAAGCGTTCCACTGGGTCAGGTCGGGCTCGGTAGTGTTCGGGAGTCCCAATTTTTTGAGCACCACGGTATCCAAGCCTTCCGTTTGCATTAAGACCGGTACGTCGTATATGGTCGATGCGTCGATGGACTGAATGACCGCCTCGCGTTTTACGTTGCAAAAAAGTGCCAGCTTGTCCCTGAGGTCATCGGGAATTTCATGTTCCGTACGGCAGACCAGTACATCGGCCTTGATACCGCTCTCCATCAGGGTCTTTACGGAATGTTGGGTAGGCTTGGTTTTCAGTTCCCCTGCGGCGGATAGAAAGGGCACTAGGGTCAGGTGAATGACAATAGCATTGTTCTCCCCCAGCTCCCACAGCAGTTGACGTACAGCCTCGATATAGGGCAAAGATTCGATATCGCCGACCGTTCCGCCGATTTCGGTGATGACCATATCGTATTCGCCGCTATTGCCCAACGATTTTATTCGCTGCTTGATTTCGTTCGTGATGTGGGGCACGACCTGTACGGTCTTTCCCAAAAATTCGCCCCGGCGTTCCTTTTCGATGACGCTTTGATAGACACGGCCCGTAGTCACGTTGTTCGCCTGGGAGGTGCGTACGTTCAAAAACCGCTCGTAATGGCCCAGGTCGAGGTCGGTCTCGGCCCCGTCGTCGGTCACATAGCATTCCCCGTGCTCGTAAGGATTCAGCGTGCCCGGATCGACGTTGATATAGGGATCTAGCTTCTGTATTGTAGTCTTATATCCCCTGGCCTGCAGCAATTTGGCCAATGAGGCGGCAATAATTCCCTTTCCCAAGGATGAAGTTACCCCCCCCGTAACGAAAATGTATTTGGTATCTGGCATGATAGCTTGTTTGTTACGGGATGCGAAGGTACAAAAGGAAGGGGGAAATTATGGGGAATGCCTTGGAAAATCTTTTTGTAGCCTGCGGATGAGCGGCTCGAGTCCGTTTACCTTTATTTCAAGCATGGACGCCATCAGGCTTCCCAGTTTGCCATCGGGAAAACCCTTTTGCTTGAACCAGACCAGATAGGCTTCCGGAAGCTCTACCAAATAACGGTCTTTAAATTTCCCGAAGGGCATCCGGTAATGGGCCAGTTCAATGAGTTTTTCTCTTTCGGGGGATATATCCATAGAAGCGGTAAAATTAATATCATTATATTTAACGGGGAAATGGTTCAAAACTTTTTAATCGTTGTTGGAAAAAAAGGATAATATCATAGATAGCATCGTTGACATTGCCGACAGAAATCATCCGGATTCAGAAATCTTCCAGTATGGCTCAAGGGCACAAGGTGACGAGAAGGTGCAGTCGGATTGGGATCTGCTCATACTTTTAGACGACAACGACATCACTTTTGAAAAAGAAATCCAAATCATGGACGATTACTACGACCTTGAATTAGAGACAGGGGAAGTATTTTCTCCTCTCAGCTATGCAAAGAAAGATTGGATCGACCATTATCTTTTCTCTCCACTTTATAACGCTATTGAACAAGTAGGCATAAAATTGAGATGACAGGCAACCAGAACAAGGGGTCATTGCCAAGGAACACGGCAAACTGTACTCCCAGCTTTTCACTTGGAGATATAACGGCGATTACGACGATTTTTTTGATTTTGATGAGGAGCAGGTAAGACCTTGTATTACTCCCGTTAAGGAACTGATCGATCTGATAGAAAAGTTATTATAAAAATAAAACCCTAAGAACATGAAACGAAGGAACTTTATAGGAACGACCGCCGCCGCATCGGTCGGACTATTGACCGCCAAAACGGGGAACGCAAATGCCGTAATGGCATCTGAAAACCTTCCGTTGGAACTAAAGAACAACATCAATCACAGTGCCTGCTTTTGGTGCTATAGCCCCATGCCCCTCGATGAATTCCTCGGAAATCTGAACAAACTCGGAATCAAGGCCATTGATCTGGTCGGGCCGGAAGATTGGCCGCTATTGAAAAAACACGACATCCACGCCTCGATGTGCTGGGGCGCAGGGCTGGGCATCGAAAAAGGATGGAATGACCCAAAGCTGCACGAAGAACTGATCGCAGATTACAAACGGGTGATTCCCCTGGTCGCAGAGGCCGGCTACACCAATCTGATCTGTTTCAGCGGCAACCGAAATGGGATGGATGATGAAAGGGGACTGAAAAACTGTGTAGAAGGACTAAAACAGGTGATGCCCCTGGCCGAGAAAAACGGCGTGGTTCTGCAAATGGAACTGCTCAACTCCAAAGTCGACCACAAAGATTATATGTGCGACCGTTCCCAATGGGGCGTCGAACTCTGCAAACAATTGGGCTCCGAAAATTTCAAACTGCTCTACGACATCTATCATATGCAGATTATGGAAGGAGACGTCATCCGCAACATCCGGGACTACCATCAGTATTTCGGACACTACCACACCGGCGGCAACCCCGGTCGACACGAGATTGATGAGACCCAAGAGCTTTACTACCCCGCCATCATGAAGGCCATTCTTGAAACCGGGTATGAAGGCCACGTGGCCCAAGAGTTCATTCCGTCATGGAGCGACAAGATTTCGGCCCTAAAGCAAGGCGTTACCATCTGTGATGTTTAGTTATGGAACGAGCATTAAAAAATTTTCAAATACTTCCCGAAAAACGATTTCTAATATTTTAACGCCAAAGCGTAAAGTCGACCTGGTGGTCCCGTTTTTTCAGGAAGGATGCAGGTACCATATCGAAATGGCAACCGGAACTTTAGGATTTTCCCATTAGCCTTTTTAAAAACTCTTCCTTCCGGCGAACGGCGATCTCTACATGCGAACCATCGGTCATAAGAACAAGCCCTCCCTTCCCCTTTTGGTATTTATCGACATAGATCAGATTGATAAGATGGGAATGGTGGGTTCGATAGAAATGATGTTTTTCCAACAAGGTTACAAAGTATTTTAAGGTCTTTGCAACGGTCAACCTTTTGCCACCGATCAAAAACAGATGAGTATAATTGCTATCCGACTGAAATCGGAGTATATCATCAATAGAAATCATCGAAAGTCCATCAACGGTGGGCACGGCTATTTTTTGGAAGTCCCCCGTTCTGTTCTCTTCCAAATTTTGGAACAGCACCTCTAACTTTTTGCAGATTTCCTGTTGCGAAATTTTCTTTTTTAACTTTTCCAGAGCAGCAATCAAATCCTCCTCGGCGATAGGTTTCAACAAATAGTCCAATGCCGAAAACCGAAAGGCCTCTACGGCATAGCGATCGAAAGCGGTGGTAAAGATGACCTCGAAAGAAATATTGGGTATCTCCTTTAAGAGTTCAAACCCAGTGCGTCCCCGAAGCTGTACATCCAAAAAAACCACCTCGGGCCGATGTAAGAGGATGGCAACCTTGGCATCCTCGACCGTAGAAGCGGTGCACTCCAAGACGAGGAAATCTTCATGTCGCCGAAGCAGGTGCCGCAACCGGT
Encoded here:
- a CDS encoding CTP synthase, translating into MPDTKYIFVTGGVTSSLGKGIIAASLAKLLQARGYKTTIQKLDPYINVDPGTLNPYEHGECYVTDDGAETDLDLGHYERFLNVRTSQANNVTTGRVYQSVIEKERRGEFLGKTVQVVPHITNEIKQRIKSLGNSGEYDMVITEIGGTVGDIESLPYIEAVRQLLWELGENNAIVIHLTLVPFLSAAGELKTKPTQHSVKTLMESGIKADVLVCRTEHEIPDDLRDKLALFCNVKREAVIQSIDASTIYDVPVLMQTEGLDTVVLKKLGLPNTTEPDLTQWNAFLNRHKNPKHEVNIGLIGKYVELQDSYKSILESLIHAGAANEVRVNIRSIHSEHLSEKNLVAKLGLLDGVLVAPGFGERGIIGKIRAVQYAREHGIPFLGICLGMQMAVIEFARNVLGLEDANSTEMEDSTADPVISLMEEQKNVINKGGTMRLGAWDCELREGSQVRKVYGDAPTISERHRHRYEFNNAYKDALEEAGLMATGINKETGLVEIIELKDHPWFIGVQYHPEYKSTVANPHPLFVAFVKAALAQKLKRTQTVPS
- a CDS encoding DUF3820 family protein — its product is MDISPEREKLIELAHYRMPFGKFKDRYLVELPEAYLVWFKQKGFPDGKLGSLMASMLEIKVNGLEPLIRRLQKDFPRHSP
- a CDS encoding nucleotidyltransferase domain-containing protein translates to MEKKDNIIDSIVDIADRNHPDSEIFQYGSRAQGDEKVQSDWDLLILLDDNDITFEKEIQIMDDYYDLELETGEVFSPLSYAKKDWIDHYLFSPLYNAIEQVGIKLR
- a CDS encoding hydroxypyruvate isomerase family protein codes for the protein MKRRNFIGTTAAASVGLLTAKTGNANAVMASENLPLELKNNINHSACFWCYSPMPLDEFLGNLNKLGIKAIDLVGPEDWPLLKKHDIHASMCWGAGLGIEKGWNDPKLHEELIADYKRVIPLVAEAGYTNLICFSGNRNGMDDERGLKNCVEGLKQVMPLAEKNGVVLQMELLNSKVDHKDYMCDRSQWGVELCKQLGSENFKLLYDIYHMQIMEGDVIRNIRDYHQYFGHYHTGGNPGRHEIDETQELYYPAIMKAILETGYEGHVAQEFIPSWSDKISALKQGVTICDV
- a CDS encoding LytR/AlgR family response regulator transcription factor; translation: MLRAILVEDERHCQDRLRHLLRRHEDFLVLECTASTVEDAKVAILLHRPEVVFLDVQLRGRTGFELLKEIPNISFEVIFTTAFDRYAVEAFRFSALDYLLKPIAEEDLIAALEKLKKKISQQEICKKLEVLFQNLEENRTGDFQKIAVPTVDGLSMISIDDILRFQSDSNYTHLFLIGGKRLTVAKTLKYFVTLLEKHHFYRTHHSHLINLIYVDKYQKGKGGLVLMTDGSHVEIAVRRKEEFLKRLMGKS